A region of Necator americanus strain Aroian chromosome I, whole genome shotgun sequence DNA encodes the following proteins:
- a CDS encoding hypothetical protein (NECATOR_CHRI.G247.T1), protein MWRLLTGFSILCLAQLTWSVIDRHPDNLFSRGNLDYRNLVLDANSASLFVGARGRIFRLWAYNVNDTSENLFVDLRLNTPPAELSECRALGNSAEDCQPSTRFMALQDNKERVYVCSSVGMRPEIRVLDAVTLRDRQEPRTEIGICAPDPAVNATAVIVEWGNPSELPSVYSGIRTGMAGENHLIYRPALMEKGKEVYSSMRTVYTDNRWLNEPQFVGSFDVGEHVYFFFREIAIESGGLERNVYSRVARVCKKDVGGRVVLRQVWTSFLKARLNCSISAQYPYYFDRIQAVTKVETSDDTLFYATMSTSETAFVSSAICVFSFKNINQLFHHGFFLDPTSPAWLPLPADAVPEHRPGTCVSNSHTLSDSDLHFAKSHLMMAEPVSGGMPIVPARDVIFTHIAVDVRSEQNVIFALDGRSNTLWKVSHWREGSAWKWVELERRTIAVGGPVKAMAILPGEFLYFASRSAVSQFTLAGCALYPSCALCAIDPYCSWHVARSACYPREKAHGQSLGWISSWAGRGSSECTASAKPRTRTAYPGDTVHFHGTSDAVWKRDGNLVTSTSRVLFTNDGGLVLMNVSKEDNADYECVANGKQLVKYRLVVDHDECTQPRSLQAYKSCQREWCKKADQYKAALADWHDAKKRNAQCLVNDSLGHLHNRIE, encoded by the exons ATGTGGCGTCTTTTGACGGGGTTTTCGATTCTTTGCCTCGCCCAGCTTACTTGGAGTGTTATCGATCGCCATCCAG acAACCTTTTCTCGCGTGGAAATCTCGACTACCGTAACCTGGTGCTTGATGCAAATTCCGCCTCGTTGTTTGTTGGCGCACGTGGACGAATTTTTCGGCTATGGGCATACAATGTAAACGACACGTCGGAAAATTTG TTCGTTGATCTCCGTCTCAACACGCCTCCGGCCGAGTTGTCCGAGTGTCGAGCGTTGGGAAACTCGGCCGAGGACTGTCAGCCGTCGACAAGATTCATGGCACTACAGGATAACAAGGAGAGAGTATAC GTATGCTCCTCCGTAGGAATGCGTCCTGAGATCCGAGTTCTCGACGCGGTAACCCTCCGAGATCGCCAGGAGCCGCGCACCGAAATCGGAATCTGCGCACCTGATCCGGCGGTGAACGCCACGGCGGTCATAGTAG AATGGGGTAATCCAAGTGAGCTGCCGTCCGTGTATTCCGGAATTCGAACCGGTATGGCCGGCGAGAATCATTTGATCTATCGACCAGCATTGATGGAGAAGGGGAAAGAGGTTTATTCGAGCATGAGGACAGTCTACACGGATAATCGATGGCTGAACG AGCCTCAATTTGTTGGTTCTTTTGACGTTGGCGAACATGTATACTTCTTTTTCCGTGAAATCGCAATAGAAAGTGGCGGATTGGAACGAAATGTTTATAGCAGAGTGGCCAGAGTCTGTAAG aagGATGTAGGTGGACGAGTTGTTCTTCGTCAGGTGTGGACGTCGTTCTTGAAAGCACGACTGAACTGCTCCATTTCGGCACAGTATCCGTACTATTTCGATAGGATTC aAGCTGTCACCAAAGTCGAAACCTCCGATGATACACTTTTTTATGCGACAATGAGCACATCAGAGACAGCTTTCGTGTCGTCAGCAATCTGTGTTTTCTCCTTCAAGAATATCAACCAG CTCTTTCACCACGGTTTCTTCTTGGATCCAACCAGTCCGGCTTGGCTACCGCTTCCAGCCGACGCTGTGCCGGAGCATCGTCCTGGAACG TGTGTCTCCAACTCACACACCTTGTCAGACTCTGACCTCCACTTCGCCAAATCACATTTGATGATGGCCGAGCCAGTGTCTG GCGGCATGCCTATTGTACCCGCTCGTGATGTGATCTTCACGCATATCGCTGTAGATGTGCGTAGTGAACAGAACGTGATCTTCGCTTTGGATGGACG TTCCAACACGCTGTGGAAAGTGTCGCATTGGCGCGAAGGTAGCGCATGGAAGTGGGTAGAACTTGAGCGACGAACTATAGCAGTAGGAGGTCCCGTCAAGGCGATGGCGATTCTTCCAGGAG AATTCCTGTACTTCGCTTCACGCTCGGCCGTCAGTCAGTTCACCTTGGCCGGCTGCGCTCTCTACCCTTCATGCGCCTTGTGCGCGATCGATCCATACTGTAGTTGGCATGTCGCCAGATCGGCCTGCTATCCACGCGAAAAAGCGCATGGACAAAGTTTGGG GTGGATTTCCTCCTGGGCTGGGCGGGGCTCGTCGGAGTGCACAGCGTCGGCGAAACCGCGCACGAGAACTGCGTATCCGGGGGATACTGTACACTTCCATGGGACCTCGGATGCTGTTTGGAAGCGTGACGGAAATCT CGTCACCTCAACCAGCCGTGTCCTCTTCACCAACGATGGCGGTTTAGTTTTAATGAATGTGTCCAAGGAGGATAACGCCGACTACGAATGCGTTGCGAACGGAAAACAACTGGTCAAATATCGATTAGTTGTAGATCACG ATGAATGCACTCAGCCGCGTTCTTTACAAGCTTATAAGTCTTGCCAACGTGAATGGTGTAAAAAAGCGGACCAGTACAAGGCAGCTTTAGCGGATTGGCACGATGCCAAAAAGCGCAAT GCTCAATGTCTCGTGAACGACTCCCTAGGCCATCTTCATAATCGCATCGAGTAA
- a CDS encoding hypothetical protein (NECATOR_CHRI.G244.T1) codes for MGWLIFDGISVLYVLTLCLLMIIIMAIFAQRQILRLRNNSARQRPNVSLKPIAKKSCFGIEQKLSAVETVRKSYLPRLTDCTMIGQHSNAPYVHRMIAVDEISLEIDSQLARIDPELARQAGESTLAYLTRVRKKMPSLPVPLSYRIAYMHEAARFRPQRFELKHLMELRSLLNQFVKIIAEAPVVDAATPATPAKGILHHLGQKALPNRKRRPKFGGSDGGRLLAGCINEEQVSLLPAGSHVQQLRRQSDSHRSLVE; via the exons ATGGGTTGGCTTATCTTCGACGGTATTAGTGTATTGTACGTGCTCACATTATGTTTGTTG atgataataataatggccATTTTTGCACAACGACAAATCCTTCGGTTACGCAATAACAGTGCAAGGCAACGACCAAACGTCTCGCTAAAACCCATAGCAAAGA AATCATGTTTTGGTATCGAACAAAAATTGTCTGCGGTGGAAACGGTTCGAAAATCATACCTGCCCCGGCTAACGGATTGTACGATGATCGGCCAGC ACAGCAACGCACCATATGTTCATCGCATGATCGCCGTCGATGAGATTTCGTTGGAAATCG ACTCTCAGTTGGCTCGGATTGACCCAGAACTGGCTAGACAAGCTGGCGAGTCGACGTTGGCATATCTGACGCGAGTACGAAAGAAAATGCCTTCACTTCCGGTCCCACTCTCATACCGCATCGCTTATATGCACGAAGCGGCTCGATTCAGGCCACAG AGGTTCGAACTTAAGCATCTCATGGAGTTGCGGTCGCTGCTGAACCAGTTCGTGAAGAT AATAGCTGAGGCGCCAGTTGTGGATGCTGCAACGCCGGCAACCCCTGCCAAGGGGATTCTTCATCACTTAGGCCAGAAAGCTCTGCCCAACAGAAAGAGGCGACCGAAATTTGGCGGAAGTGACG GCGGTCGTCTACTTGCTGGCTGTATTAACGAAGAACAAGTATCATTGTTGCCAGCCGGCAGCCATGTCCAACAACTACGACGACAAAGCGATTCGCATCGAAGTCTCGTAGAATAA
- a CDS encoding hypothetical protein (NECATOR_CHRI.G246.T1), producing MESLTTTIRFVTLNLSQAANLPTCSSPIILSLLGYFWPKETSRSPRSTSSEELSGSSWKKPPGRKRKFWTGVVRGPDDACRVPAVRATRRVTQDIK from the exons ATGGAGTCGTTGAcgacaaccattcgtttcgtcacgctgaatcTAAGTCAGGCCGCGAATCTACCTACCTGCAGTTCGCCCATCATACTTTcgctgcttggctacttttggcctaag gagactaGTAGATCGCCtcgttcaacgagttctgaggagttgtCGGgctcgagctggaagaagccacctggccgaaaacggaagttctggactgggGTTGTGAGAGGTCCTGACGACGCTTGCCGTGTACCGGCAGTTCGGGCCACGCGTAGGGTTACTCAGGATATCAAGTAG
- a CDS encoding hypothetical protein (NECATOR_CHRI.G243.T1): protein MSLDGPRDPLRNRQYYEERRLLPPKQSAVTSLLSKANETTVSPPPSSFRQSVGVAASQTAAPSVEPTTSERSTSRITVTYAPPSRGGGGVGAADLGRLVKTTWNDLKELLGFVPNCMNGGTRTGGTTCRCPKLFEGALCDKRICLNGGKLERAKYGPVSWDCKCPTPQFIEGAHCETVRCGNNAPLRTEANGSWWCDCSDSMFYSGRFCEEFSAPYAVFAIPLACLLLFALCIAVCQMDLCPRRRRNPRHSRHPPESGQSRSTSRSRRRTAAGGAARSRAVPSAGQRAAVTQELLIAEDRAMCRRGVAYPQGIVAPYVIRLDTIPHFNPHMIGGVDPLSPAKPLEPPPSYEQAVSAPPAPQPPSYTETAEDRGPPLPPSSMPSLQPPPPSRQPPPPPSS from the exons ATGAGTCTGGACGGACCTCGCGATCCGCTGAGAAACCGGCAATACTATGAGGAACGCCGACTTCTGCCACCAAAACAATCAGCG GTCACCTCTTTGCTATCGAAGGCTAACGAGACCACCGTTTCGCCTCCTCCATCCAGCTTTCGTCAAAGTGTAGGCGTCGCCGCCTCACAAACCGCAGCACCATCGGTAGAACCGACTACATCTGAAAGAAGCACGTCGAGAATCACGGTTACTTATGCGCCACCGTCGCGTGGCGGCGGTGGAGTCGGTGCAGCAG ATCTGGGTCGACTGGTGAAGACAACATGGAATGACCTGAAGGAATTGCTGGGATTCGTGCCTAATTGTATGAACGGTGGGACGAGAACTGGTGGAACGACTTGCAGGTGTCCGAAGCTATTTGAG GGTGCATTATGTGATAAAAGGATATGCCTAAATGGCGGGAAATTAGAACGTGCCAAGTATGGACCTGTGTCTTGGGATTGCAA GTGCCCGACTCCTCAGTTCATTGAAGGAGCCCATTGTGAGACGGTACGATGTGGGAATAATGCACCGCTCCGTACAGAAGCGAATGGAAGTTGGTGGTGCGACTGTTCGGATAGTATGTTTTATTCCGGACGTTTTTGTGAG gaattcaGCGCCCCATATGCAGTATTCGCCATTCCCTTAGCCTGTTTACTGTTATTTGCTTTGTGTATAGCTGTTTGTCAAATGGATCTCTGCCCGAGGCGAAGGAGAAATCCACGACATTCGAGACATCCACCTGAATCGGGTCAATCACGTTCGACATCTAGAAGCAGACGAAGAACAGCTGCTGGAGGAGCGGCACGTTCCCGAGCAGTGCCGTCTGCAGGCCAGAGAGCAGCAGTGACTCAA GAGCTTCTCATAGCTGAAGATCGAGCGATGTGCAGAAGAGGTGTGGCTTATCCACAAGGAATTGTTGCGCCATATGTGATTCGATTAGACACCATACCGCATTTCAATCCGCATATGATTG GTGGTGTTGACCCTTTGTCTCCGGCAAAACCACTAGAACCACCTCCCTCATACGAACAAGCTGTATCCGCTCCGCCTGCACCTCAACCGCCCAGCTACACGGAAACGGCTGAGGAC CGAGGCCCACCACTGCCACCATCTTCCATGCCGTCCTTGCAACCTCCTCCACCAAGTCGccaaccaccaccaccgccaagTTCCTGA
- a CDS encoding hypothetical protein (NECATOR_CHRI.G245.T1) — MGFGDALDDSTFLQMKAGPTTRPGSSQTRICGSNLANECWSTEQAGALRPKLLHKVYPGRDETNALGSNAAEENPSTNLYLSPTSASDFNQEKRRRRKFRRQLQQNRDNEWTSRAK; from the exons ATGGGGTTTGGCGATGccctggacgacagcacctttttgcaaa tgaaAGCAGGGCCCACCACGAGGCCAGGTAGCAGTCAAACTCGCATATGCGGCTCCAATTTAGCCAACGAGTGTTGGAGTACGGAACAAGCAGGAGCTCTGCGACCCAAactccttcacaaagtgtatCCAGGACGCGACGAAACAAACGCTTTAGGTTCTAATGCCGCGGAAGAAAATCCGAGTACAAATTTGTATTTGTCGCCCACGAGCGCTAGTGATTTCAACCAAGAAAAGCGTCGGAGAAGGAAGTTTCgccgtcaactgcaacaaaaccgcgataacgagtggacgtcgaGAGCGAAGTAG